A genomic segment from Nicotiana sylvestris chromosome 1, ASM39365v2, whole genome shotgun sequence encodes:
- the LOC138891121 gene encoding inactive protein RESTRICTED TEV MOVEMENT 1-like gives MDMIKIGPAGRSGGTIWDYKGRDQVAGVLVSYNKKAIVSLQFLYHENSKLVPSNKHGCDTCTQSSCAVVFDYPLEFLTSISGSFKSLNSLSSPFKSILNTIKFGTHKGSYGPFGTPSTTDGDKDFNFQTGNHRLAFRWFSWRTECSSNIESIGVYVKTIISPMINLKHPRVKSEKEEY, from the coding sequence ATGGATATGATCAAAATTGGCCCAGCGGGGAGAAGTGGTGGAACCATTTGGGATTATAAGGGACGAGACCAAGTCGCTGGGGTTCTTGTTTCATACAACAAAAAAGCAATTGTTTCACTTCAGTTCCTGTACCATGAGAATAGCAAGTTAGTTCCGTCAAATAAACATGGTTGTGATACATGTACTCAAAGCTCGTGTGCAGTTGTTTTTGATTATCCATTAGAATTTCTTACTTCGATCAGTGGTTCCTTCAAATCTCTTAATTCGCTCAGTAGTCCCTTCAAATCAATTTTGAACACTATAAAATTTGGGACACACAAGGGTTCCTATGGACCATTTGGGACCCCTTCTACTACTGATGGTGACAAGGACTTCAACTTTCAGACAGGAAATCATCGGCTAGCTTTTCGGTGGTTTTCATGGCGCACTGAGTGTTCGTCTAACATTGAGAGTATTGGGGTCTATGTGAAGACCATAATATCCCCTATGATCAATTTGAAACATCCAAGAGTAAAATCTGAAAAGGAAGAATATTAA